The window GTACTTCTTTGATTGTGGCCTTCAGCAGAGGCATCTGGGCCACGTCGGCTGCCGTCGGTACCCTTCGACCCCCCAGCACGCTCAGCACCTCCTCCCGCAGCGAGGCCTGCACCGCCTGGTGACGGGACAGCTCGTACAGCGACCAGGACAAAGTGCTGGAGATCTAAAAGGAGAGGTGCGGGTGACCGGTGAGCTAATCGGCTGGACCAGCAGGAGGTCGGCGGCGAGGTCGGTCCTACCGTGTCCACTCCCGCCAGGAGCAGCTCGGTCACATTGCTGTAGACGGTCTTCATGGGCAGACTGGTCCGCGACAAGAAATAGGTGAGATATcgcccctccacctcctctccgcGGGCGATTTTCTCCGCCTCGGCGGCCATTCGCTGGTCGATGTGACCCTTCGCTGCAGCCAGGGAAGGTCAGATCATTGACACGCTGTAGCTTTCATGTTACTGTGCACATGTGTATcatttcttcttattttctcATCCCAAAGGCAGTTTGATGAGACGTACCGAAGTCAAACATATAGTCCCAGCACTGGCAGAAGACGTTCCAGGGTTTGGGGAACAGTTGGTGCATCCAGCTCGGCATCGCCATGGTGAGGAGCGTCATCACAAACATGGTATTGATGCACTGAATGAAACGCTCCGTCTCCTCGGGGACGATCTTGTCCAGGCAGCCGATTCTGGACTCGAACAGCACCGAGGAAACGCCTGCGATTAAAGGAGAAATGCTTCATAATCAGGTCGTAATGCCGCAGAAACCCGTGCAACAACAGCTGTCGTGCGCGTGGGACACTCCCCCTCACCCTCGAGGCCGAAGCGATAGAACTCGCTGGCGATGTCGGTGACGAGGCCCTGGGAGCTCCTGCGGAGGCGGAGTTTGGTGATCAAGTCGTCGACCACGCTGTTGAGGGTTTGGTCGTAAGCTTCCACGGCCTTCGGTCGCAGCATGTGCTTCCCCAGGAGGCTCCTGATGGACTGCCACTCCTCCCCTTCGCTGGAAACAGGAAATTATAAAGAGGATTTAGGAAGTGACCACAAAGATGACCGAGGTTGTGGGTGTTTGACGAGACAGAGTGGAAATAAAGTACATCAAAGTCCATGGTGCCTAATGTAAGTGGCTCAATTGACTCTGTTTAGGACCTGAAAGTGTCCTTGAGGATTTTTTTCCGTTTGAATAAAAGATTTTGCTCAAAAatttcagatgcaggcgagtcttAATGAGACTGGGGGACTCACGATGTCAGCAGTCCATAGTGATGTCCTCGGAGTCTCCTGTAGTCCTTCCAGGAGGAGAGGTCGGAGCGCATGGGGTGCTGGCCCTCCTTCCTGAGGACCTGCTCGATCAGCGCCGGATCAGCCACGTGCACTGTCAGGATCGGACCGAAGCTCGCCTTCCACATGGGCCCGTACCGCCTCACTCCTTCCAGCTGTGAcacaggagacagacagaggccTGGACGGGTTAAGACCACATTGGGCTGCTCGATCCACATGCAAAAATCCAACCTTTCAATTGAACCGATCCTGGAGAGGTGGATTAATCTTCCTTCTCCGACCTTGTGTGGTGCAGGATTGCTACAATAATGCAACATTTCTGACACTTTACGACTTCTAATGCTGTGATGGAGAAGCCCATCACGGTGCTTATCCAGCAATCACATGAGACACTCAAATAACCTCCCAGAATTTGTTCGAACTCTCCAGTAAACTTCATTTGGAACGAGTCAGAAAGTGCACGAACGGTGCCCTTTTTCTGCTCGCATCCTTTTCACTCAACATGGGGTAATAAGTCTT is drawn from Takifugu rubripes chromosome 19, fTakRub1.2, whole genome shotgun sequence and contains these coding sequences:
- the cyp27b1 gene encoding 25-hydroxyvitamin D-1 alpha hydroxylase, mitochondrial encodes the protein MVSARKMLQQALRVSCRSASPLVKWMERWAECASARPQAVKPLGDMPGPSVASFAWDLFAKRGLSRLHELQLEGVRRYGPMWKASFGPILTVHVADPALIEQVLRKEGQHPMRSDLSSWKDYRRLRGHHYGLLTSEGEEWQSIRSLLGKHMLRPKAVEAYDQTLNSVVDDLITKLRLRRSSQGLVTDIASEFYRFGLEGVSSVLFESRIGCLDKIVPEETERFIQCINTMFVMTLLTMAMPSWMHQLFPKPWNVFCQCWDYMFDFAKGHIDQRMAAEAEKIARGEEVEGRYLTYFLSRTSLPMKTVYSNVTELLLAGVDTISSTLSWSLYELSRHQAVQASLREEVLSVLGGRRVPTAADVAQMPLLKATIKEVLRLYPVIPANARVITERDIQVGGYLIPKNTLITLCHYATSRDPAVFPRPDEFLPQRWLNKEQSHHPYASVPFGVGKRSCIGRRIAELELYLAVARILLEFDIKPDPEGISVKPMTRTLLVPENVINLQFTER